The following are from one region of the Arthrobacter sp. TMP15 genome:
- a CDS encoding nicotinate phosphoribosyltransferase → MTTPSSWAHPRTSLFTDHYELTMLQAALHSGAAHRRSVFEAFARRLPEGRRYGVVGGTGRLLEGLEHFRFGAEELNFLAQNEVVNDETLAWLADFKFSGDVYGYAEGELYFPNSPILSIESSFAEACILETYVLSILNHDSAIASAASRMIGAAGSRPCIEMGSRRTHEESAVAASRAAVIAGFHSTSNLEAGLRYGVLTQGTAAHSFTLLHDSEEEAFRAQLGSMGSGTTLLVDTYDVEAAVRKAVSIAGPALGGVRLDSGDLLAQARDVRALLDSLGNTNTRITVTSDLDEYAIAALAAAPVDSYGVGTSLVTGSGAPTASMVYKLVSREGDDGEFVSVAKAAKNKSSVGGRKYALRRLNGAGIAASEVVGIGHVPEGDSNDRLLLEKFMHHGELVPGWTGADGVVRATARHKASMAEMPGAARRLQRGEPLIPTEYEQDLPAPN, encoded by the coding sequence GTGACTACGCCATCAAGCTGGGCCCACCCCCGCACATCATTGTTTACGGATCACTACGAGCTGACAATGCTCCAGGCAGCGCTGCACTCGGGTGCGGCGCACCGCCGCAGCGTGTTTGAGGCCTTCGCCAGGCGGCTGCCAGAAGGCCGCAGATACGGTGTTGTAGGCGGAACTGGACGGCTGCTTGAAGGATTGGAACATTTTCGTTTTGGCGCAGAAGAACTAAATTTTCTGGCCCAAAACGAGGTCGTCAACGATGAAACTTTGGCGTGGTTAGCCGATTTTAAGTTCTCCGGGGACGTCTACGGTTATGCAGAGGGCGAACTTTACTTCCCGAATTCCCCCATTTTGTCCATCGAATCATCGTTTGCCGAGGCTTGTATCTTGGAAACCTACGTGCTCTCGATCCTGAACCACGACTCCGCGATCGCCTCCGCCGCCTCACGCATGATTGGTGCTGCCGGCTCACGGCCCTGCATTGAAATGGGTTCGCGACGCACGCATGAAGAGTCTGCCGTAGCCGCCTCGCGGGCCGCCGTCATTGCCGGCTTTCATAGCACCTCAAACCTAGAAGCCGGCCTGCGCTACGGCGTCCTGACCCAGGGCACGGCCGCACATTCCTTCACTCTTCTGCACGATTCCGAGGAAGAGGCCTTCCGCGCCCAACTTGGCTCCATGGGTTCTGGCACCACGCTGCTAGTTGACACCTACGACGTCGAAGCCGCCGTCCGTAAAGCTGTCTCCATTGCCGGTCCCGCCTTGGGAGGAGTGCGCTTGGACTCCGGCGATCTCTTGGCCCAGGCCAGGGACGTGCGGGCTCTGTTGGATTCGCTGGGGAACACAAACACGCGCATCACCGTCACCAGTGATCTTGACGAATATGCCATTGCAGCCCTGGCCGCAGCCCCTGTTGATTCGTACGGGGTTGGGACCTCGCTGGTGACGGGCTCGGGTGCGCCGACAGCCTCAATGGTGTATAAATTGGTATCCCGCGAGGGTGACGACGGAGAGTTCGTTTCAGTAGCGAAGGCAGCAAAGAACAAGTCAAGCGTGGGCGGACGGAAGTACGCTTTACGGCGCCTCAATGGCGCCGGAATCGCCGCCAGCGAAGTTGTTGGCATTGGGCACGTGCCTGAAGGTGACAGCAATGATCGGTTGTTGTTGGAGAAGTTCATGCACCACGGTGAGCTGGTGCCAGGCTGGACCGGGGCCGACGGCGTAGTGCGCGCCACCGCTAGACATAAAGCATCAATGGCAGAAATGCCCGGAGCAGCACGGCGGCTCCAGCGTGGGGAGCCACTGATCCCCACCGAATACGAACAAGACTTGCCCGCACCAAACTAA
- a CDS encoding isochorismatase family protein → MAKALIIVDVQNDFCEGGSLAVPGGADLATEISELLENATDFDFVVATQDWHIDPGTHFSDTPDFVDSWPVHCTAGSQGAGLHRNLDTEDIDAYFRKGKFDAAYSGFDGLLAPEDEVAVGEREAHESAGEDTEAPVSLDDWLRENDVDDVVIVGIATEHCVRATAIDAVNAGYNTTVLRDYVKGISDEAIEEAFEELEDAGVEVN, encoded by the coding sequence ATGGCCAAGGCCCTAATCATTGTTGACGTACAGAACGACTTCTGCGAGGGCGGTTCATTAGCCGTTCCCGGGGGCGCCGATCTTGCCACTGAGATCAGCGAGCTGCTAGAAAACGCCACGGACTTTGACTTCGTTGTAGCCACACAGGACTGGCATATAGACCCGGGCACACACTTCTCTGACACCCCGGATTTTGTGGACAGCTGGCCGGTGCACTGCACTGCCGGTTCACAAGGAGCGGGACTGCACCGCAACCTGGACACAGAAGACATCGATGCCTATTTCCGCAAGGGCAAGTTTGATGCCGCATACTCCGGCTTCGACGGGCTCCTGGCTCCCGAGGACGAAGTTGCGGTGGGAGAACGTGAGGCGCACGAATCCGCTGGGGAGGACACCGAGGCACCCGTGAGTCTGGATGATTGGCTGCGCGAGAACGACGTCGATGACGTTGTGATCGTTGGCATCGCCACCGAACACTGTGTCCGTGCCACAGCAATCGACGCCGTCAATGCCGGCTACAACACCACAGTCCTGCGCGATTACGTCAAAGGTATTTCCGACGAGGCCATCGAAGAAGCATTTGAAGAACTCGAAGACGCTGGTGTTGAGGTCAACTAG